GGCGCGCCTGGCGCAAAGGAGGCGACGGGGGCCCGCGCCTGAGTCCGCCACTGAAGGAACTTGACGGGCTGCGCGCCGGTGTCTCCGACCCCGAGGCCCCGCTGCTCAAGGTGGTGGGGCCGGACGCGAAGCCCCTCGCGGGATTGGCGAATTTCGCCTGCCACCCGGTTGTGGGCGGCGAGGGCAATTTCTACGCGATCTCTCCGGACTACCCCGGTGAGGCCCGTCGCGCTTTCGAACCGGTGGTGGGCGCTCCTTTGGTCTTCTCGCTGGGTTGCGCGGGCAATCAGGTCCCAGCATGGCGCGGGGGCGACAGCCGCGAGCGAGTGGGCAGATCACTCGGGGCGGCGCTGACCCGGGCGTGGTATCAGATTCGTGATTGCACCAGGGATGCACCCGTCGCTACAGCAGTCGAGAACGTGACGCTCCCGCTCAAGCCCTTGCCGGATCTGGAGGAGGCGCGGGCCGCTCTCGCTGCCTGCGAGGACCCTGAAAGCCCGGCTGCCTGCGGGCACCGTCAGCAGGTCGCCATGGCCGAGAAATACCAGGGGGCGTCGGGCATCGAGACCCAGGTCTGGGCCTGCCGGATTGGCGACTGGGCGGCTGTCGCGCTGCCCGGCGAAATCATGGTTGAGATCGGCCTGCAGATCAAGCAGCACTCGCCCTTCGTGTCCACCGCCGTGATCAGTTGCGCGTACGACTCCATCGGTTACGTGTCCACCGACAAGGCCCATGATGAGGGCGGCTATGAGCCCGAATGGAGTCCGGCCGGCGTGGGCGCCGAAAGGGCCCTTGTGGACGCGGCAATTCGCCTCCTTTCCGTACTCGCAAATGCGTGATGGCTGTTGAACATTCTGCCGCCGCGGCTGATGTGCGGGGCAACGCACCGGCCGCACGGGCAACTTCCGGGGGGCCGTCTCCATGGCCAGTTGTGTGTTCGTGAGTTTCGCCGGTTACCCCTATACGCCCAGCAGCCTTTGCCCGGACAACGGGCTGGGCGTGCTGGCTGCGATCCTGCGCGACTCGGGCCATGATGTTCGCGTGCTGGACTTTGGCACCGTGGACACCATGCGCCGCCTCTACCCGCCGGAGCTTTCACAACGCGCGGTGCCCATCGTCATGGAGCTCGCCTCCGCATCGGGCCAGCCGTCACCGTCTCTCGTGCGCGAGCTGGCGACGCTGGATGCTGAACTCGAGTCCGTCCAGGCAAATGTGACCGGGGAGATGGCGAGACAGATCGCAGCGGAGATCAGGTCTCTCTCCCCCGCAATCGTGGGGTTCAAGCTCTGGAACGGGGACGGTTTTACGGGTTCGGTCGTCATCGCTGAGGAGGTGCGGAAGGCTCTCCCCGGTGTGCCCATCATCGCTGGCGGACCACAGGCAACCTGGGCGGGGAATGTTATCTTCCGTTATACCGACGTTTTCGACGCAATTGTCACTGGCGAGGCAGAGGACAAGATCGTGCAGCTTGTGGAGCAGGCTGCGAGCCGTGGAAGGATCGACCCGTCCGCCGGGGTGTCCACCGGGAAGGATGTGCCCGCTGCCCCTACCACATCCGTGGACATCGGCGAGACACCGGTGGCGCTGTACGACCCCGACGTGTACCCGGCCATGGCGGGCGACCAGAAGCTGAAAATGCTGGTGCTGGACGACAGCCGCGGCTGTCCCTTCAACTGCGCGTTTTGCATGCATTCGTATGAGAGCGGTCGCACGCTAAGGATCCGGCCGGCCGCGCGGATCGTGGATGACATCGAGCAACTCATGTCCTCCACAGGCGTTCGCGCCTTCCGGTTCGCGGGATCATCCACCCCCGGTCGCTTGATGGGCGAAGTCTCCGATGAAATCAGTCGTCGGGGAATCGATATTGCATACACCAGCTTCGCGCATTTCAGTACCGCTGAGCCGGACCACTACCGACGCATGCGAGCATCGGGGCTGCGCGCTTTGTTCTTTGGGCTTGAGACGGGGTCGCCGGAACTGCTGAGACGTGCGTGTGGGAAGGCCGTGCGAGTTGAGGACGTGCGCCGTGCTGTGGCCCTTGCGAAGGAAGCCGGCATCAAGACGGTTTGCAGCATGATCGTGCCGATGCCCTTCGAGACCGAAGAGACCCTCGCCGAGAGCCTGCGCCTGCTTCTGGACCTGCGCCCTGACTCCGTGCCGATCCAGTTCCCGGGCCTCCTGCCGGGCACCCGCTGGTTTGATGAACCCCAAAGCTTCGGGTTCGCGGTGGACAAGGAGCACTTCATCGAACAGCACCTGGACTACAAGTTCAAGATGCTCTTCCCACCAGCCTTCTGGAAGGCGCCCGGCTACACGGTCAATGGGATGAGCTTCCAGGAGTTCACGGCAATCACGGCGCGGTTCGTTGGGCAGCTTGAGGCCGAGGGGATCCTCACCGGAGTGCCGGATGAGATGCTGCTGATGGCGGAGCTGGCGGGCATTGCGCCGCGTCAGTTTAGAGACATGGCGCGACTGTGGTGCAGCACCGGTCAGGCTGACGCCATGCAGCAGTTCATCAGCACTTACAACCGGGCGGCG
The sequence above is drawn from the Armatimonadota bacterium genome and encodes:
- a CDS encoding radical SAM protein; protein product: MASCVFVSFAGYPYTPSSLCPDNGLGVLAAILRDSGHDVRVLDFGTVDTMRRLYPPELSQRAVPIVMELASASGQPSPSLVRELATLDAELESVQANVTGEMARQIAAEIRSLSPAIVGFKLWNGDGFTGSVVIAEEVRKALPGVPIIAGGPQATWAGNVIFRYTDVFDAIVTGEAEDKIVQLVEQAASRGRIDPSAGVSTGKDVPAAPTTSVDIGETPVALYDPDVYPAMAGDQKLKMLVLDDSRGCPFNCAFCMHSYESGRTLRIRPAARIVDDIEQLMSSTGVRAFRFAGSSTPGRLMGEVSDEISRRGIDIAYTSFAHFSTAEPDHYRRMRASGLRALFFGLETGSPELLRRACGKAVRVEDVRRAVALAKEAGIKTVCSMIVPMPFETEETLAESLRLLLDLRPDSVPIQFPGLLPGTRWFDEPQSFGFAVDKEHFIEQHLDYKFKMLFPPAFWKAPGYTVNGMSFQEFTAITARFVGQLEAEGILTGVPDEMLLMAELAGIAPRQFRDMARLWCSTGQADAMQQFISTYNRAATV